In Xyrauchen texanus isolate HMW12.3.18 chromosome 45, RBS_HiC_50CHRs, whole genome shotgun sequence, a single window of DNA contains:
- the LOC127637543 gene encoding NUAK family SNF1-like kinase 1 isoform X3, giving the protein MGHVAIKSIRKEKIKDEQDMVHIRREIEIMSSLRHPHIISIYEVFENKDKIVIVMEYASKGELYDYISERHRLSERETRHFYRQIVSAVHYCHKNGVVHRDLKLENILLDDNGNIKIADFGLSNLYHKDKLLQTFCGSPLYASPEIVNGRPYRGPEVDSWALGVLLYTLVYGTMPFDGGDHQRLIRQISSGEYREPPQSSDARGLIRWMLMVNPDRRATVEDIANHWWVNWGWKTNVCDCQTQRENSSPMLARFIDWKNRTEVRTGKAQCPDSGSIANVTNTGLTPSRRLRKSMKENDCGMWSVTDEKLGLKRPKSILKTRATSGDQRSQSLCELELRRSIYYQDADSGSSPEREDTLGGSPAKMVSILPKKGILKNIQQRESGYYSSPESSESSELLGGATVQPPPNSSPPKRNVGRKGILKRNGKYSTHSAAPAVGVHGELPVDSSLSKSKNRPSSIIYEETGLSSIGSDWPPASPKPNIRGSLSAEDLLQMAGFRSLQTIPCGKGARSPPGSPGDNSSFTLLGDLDDVTQVYQIALDISSKLS; this is encoded by the exons atgggacat GTGGCGATTAAATCCATCCGTAAGGAGAAGATTAAAGATGAACAGGACATGGTGCACATCCGCAGAGAGATTGAGATCATGTCTTCCCTCCGTCATCCACACATCATCTCTATATATGAAG TCTTTGAGAATAAGGATAAGATAGTGATCGTAATGGAATATGCCAGTAAGGGTGAGCTGTACGATTACATCAGCGAGCGCCACAGACTCAGCGAGAGAGAGACAAGACACTTCTACAGACAGATCGTCTCGGCTGTCCATTACTGCCACAAG AATGGAGTAGTACACAGAGATCTCAAGCTGGAAAACATTCTTCTGGACGACAACGGTAACATCAAG aTAGCAGATTTTGGTTTGTCGAACCTTTACCACAAGGACAAACTTCTTCAAACATTCTGTGGAAGCCCACTGTACGCCTCTCCAGAGATTGTAAATGGAAGACCTTATCGAGGTCCAGAG GTTGACAGTTGGGCGCTAGGTGTACTCCTGTACACTCTTGTGTATGGAACAATGCCATTTGATGGAGGAGATCACCAAAGACTCATTCGCCAAATCAGCAGTGGAGAGTACAGGGAACCGCCGCAGTCATCAG ATGCTCGTGGTCTGATCCGCTGGATGTTGATGGTTAATCCAGATCGCAGGGCAACAGTCGAGGACATTGCAAATCACTGGTGGGTAAACTGGGGATGGAAGACCAATGTGTGTGACTGCCAAACCCAAAGGGAAAACAGCTCCCCAATGCTGGCCCGCTTCATTGACTGGAAGAACCGCACTGAGGTCCGAACTGGCAAAGCCCAGTGCCCAGATTCTGGTAGCATAGCTAATGTTACTAATACAGGGTTGACTCCATCCCGGCGTCTGAGAAAGTCCATGAAGGAGAACGATTGTGGGATGTGGAGTGTTACAGATGAGAAGCTGGGCCTCAAAAGACCAAAGAGTATCCTGAAGACTCGGGCAACCAGCGGAGACCAGCGGTCTCAGAGTTTGTGTGAGTTAGAGCTCAGGCGGTCCATTTACTACCAAGATGCAGATTCTGGTTCCAGTCCAGAGCGAGAAGACACACTTGGTGGCTCGCCAGCAAAAATGGTCTCCATATTACCCAAGAAAGGTATTCTAAAAAACATCCAGCAGCGCGAGTCAGGGTATTATTCCTCGCCAGAGAGCAGTGAGTCCTCCGAACTGCTAGGAGGAGCCACTGTGCAGCCTCCACCAAACAGCTCACCACCAAAACGGAATGTAGGGAGAAAAGGTATACTCAAGCGGAATGGCAAATATTCTACTCACAGTGCCGCACCTGCTGTGGGAGTCCATGGGGAGTTGCCAGTAGACTCAAGTCTATCAAAAAGCAAAAACAGACCCTCCAGCATCATCTATGAGGAGACAGGACTTTCCAGCATAGGGTCAGACTGGCCTCCCGCCTCTCCAAAACCCAACATCCGGGGGTCCCTCTCAGCAGAAGACTTGCTTCAGATGGCTGGGTTCAGGAGCCTTCAAACCATTCCTTGTGGCAAGGGGGCCCGCAGCCCTCCTGGTTCCCCTGGAGACAATAGCAGCTTCACCTTGCTGGGCGATCTGGATGATGTCACCCAGGTGTATCAGATAGCCCTGGACATAAGCAGCAAGCTGAGCTAG
- the LOC127637543 gene encoding NUAK family SNF1-like kinase 1 isoform X4, giving the protein MIFENKDKIVIVMEYASKGELYDYISERHRLSERETRHFYRQIVSAVHYCHKNGVVHRDLKLENILLDDNGNIKIADFGLSNLYHKDKLLQTFCGSPLYASPEIVNGRPYRGPEVDSWALGVLLYTLVYGTMPFDGGDHQRLIRQISSGEYREPPQSSDARGLIRWMLMVNPDRRATVEDIANHWWVNWGWKTNVCDCQTQRENSSPMLARFIDWKNRTEVRTGKAQCPDSGSIANVTNTGLTPSRRLRKSMKENDCGMWSVTDEKLGLKRPKSILKTRATSGDQRSQSLCELELRRSIYYQDADSGSSPEREDTLGGSPAKMVSILPKKGILKNIQQRESGYYSSPESSESSELLGGATVQPPPNSSPPKRNVGRKGILKRNGKYSTHSAAPAVGVHGELPVDSSLSKSKNRPSSIIYEETGLSSIGSDWPPASPKPNIRGSLSAEDLLQMAGFRSLQTIPCGKGARSPPGSPGDNSSFTLLGDLDDVTQVYQIALDISSKLS; this is encoded by the exons ATGA TCTTTGAGAATAAGGATAAGATAGTGATCGTAATGGAATATGCCAGTAAGGGTGAGCTGTACGATTACATCAGCGAGCGCCACAGACTCAGCGAGAGAGAGACAAGACACTTCTACAGACAGATCGTCTCGGCTGTCCATTACTGCCACAAG AATGGAGTAGTACACAGAGATCTCAAGCTGGAAAACATTCTTCTGGACGACAACGGTAACATCAAG aTAGCAGATTTTGGTTTGTCGAACCTTTACCACAAGGACAAACTTCTTCAAACATTCTGTGGAAGCCCACTGTACGCCTCTCCAGAGATTGTAAATGGAAGACCTTATCGAGGTCCAGAG GTTGACAGTTGGGCGCTAGGTGTACTCCTGTACACTCTTGTGTATGGAACAATGCCATTTGATGGAGGAGATCACCAAAGACTCATTCGCCAAATCAGCAGTGGAGAGTACAGGGAACCGCCGCAGTCATCAG ATGCTCGTGGTCTGATCCGCTGGATGTTGATGGTTAATCCAGATCGCAGGGCAACAGTCGAGGACATTGCAAATCACTGGTGGGTAAACTGGGGATGGAAGACCAATGTGTGTGACTGCCAAACCCAAAGGGAAAACAGCTCCCCAATGCTGGCCCGCTTCATTGACTGGAAGAACCGCACTGAGGTCCGAACTGGCAAAGCCCAGTGCCCAGATTCTGGTAGCATAGCTAATGTTACTAATACAGGGTTGACTCCATCCCGGCGTCTGAGAAAGTCCATGAAGGAGAACGATTGTGGGATGTGGAGTGTTACAGATGAGAAGCTGGGCCTCAAAAGACCAAAGAGTATCCTGAAGACTCGGGCAACCAGCGGAGACCAGCGGTCTCAGAGTTTGTGTGAGTTAGAGCTCAGGCGGTCCATTTACTACCAAGATGCAGATTCTGGTTCCAGTCCAGAGCGAGAAGACACACTTGGTGGCTCGCCAGCAAAAATGGTCTCCATATTACCCAAGAAAGGTATTCTAAAAAACATCCAGCAGCGCGAGTCAGGGTATTATTCCTCGCCAGAGAGCAGTGAGTCCTCCGAACTGCTAGGAGGAGCCACTGTGCAGCCTCCACCAAACAGCTCACCACCAAAACGGAATGTAGGGAGAAAAGGTATACTCAAGCGGAATGGCAAATATTCTACTCACAGTGCCGCACCTGCTGTGGGAGTCCATGGGGAGTTGCCAGTAGACTCAAGTCTATCAAAAAGCAAAAACAGACCCTCCAGCATCATCTATGAGGAGACAGGACTTTCCAGCATAGGGTCAGACTGGCCTCCCGCCTCTCCAAAACCCAACATCCGGGGGTCCCTCTCAGCAGAAGACTTGCTTCAGATGGCTGGGTTCAGGAGCCTTCAAACCATTCCTTGTGGCAAGGGGGCCCGCAGCCCTCCTGGTTCCCCTGGAGACAATAGCAGCTTCACCTTGCTGGGCGATCTGGATGATGTCACCCAGGTGTATCAGATAGCCCTGGACATAAGCAGCAAGCTGAGCTAG